Genomic window (Desulforapulum autotrophicum HRM2):
CCGGCAAAATTGTATCGAATAACAAAATTGTCCATGCCGGCCTCATCAACCGGCCGGAAGGCATTCCTCTGGGTCTTTATATGGACTTCCCGTCTGAGACGCCCGGCCTGTTGGCCTCGGCTTCAATCATGCGGAACACATCCCTTACCCACCCCTGGTGCTGTGCCATTTCTAAAGAAATCTGGGAGGCGCTTGGGGGGTTTGACAACGCCTACGGGGGGATATATACCCTCTTTGATTTTGCCATGGGATGCCTTGAAAAGGGGTATAGAAATCTATTTGTGCCCCAAACCCAATACCGGACAGAAAAAAGAAAACAAACTGATATTTATCCGGAAGATGTGCGTCTTTACAAAAAAAAATGGCAGAAACGATTGAATACAAACGACCCGCATTATAATCAGAATCTTTCTTTAAACCATTGTGACATGCGCCTCAGGACGCCCCATTGATTCCCATTATGACACAGGGCGACTTTTTCGGCTTTTATAACCGTTTCGGCCACTTCAAAGATAATCAAACCCATTTTTGACAATACCCCAGGCAGGGTATTGAAACTGAAAAGGATTTTTTTAAATATCATGAAAATCATTTGTGTCATTGTTACCTACAATCGACTTTTATTATTAAAAACGGCCATCCAGGCAGTATTGAATCAGACCCGGCCCGTTGATGAAATCATCGTGGTGGACAATCTGAGCAAGGACGGAACCCGGGCCTACCTCAAAAACCTGGAAAACGACCGCATCCGACCCAGACTTCTGGATGAAAATTCAGGTGGTGCAGGCGGATTCTACCATGGCATCAAACAGGCATTTGAAGAAGGTGCCGATTGGATATGGATCATGGACGATGACAGCCTGCCAAAGGATGATGCCCTGGAACGGCTCATCACCTGTCCGGTATTCAAAGCAAAAGAACAGGAGATCGGTTTTCTGGCCAGCCGAGTAAACTGGACAGACGGCAACAAATGCATCATGAACAGCCCCCTGCCCAACCAGGTCTATTGGGACTGGTATCTGACCGATCACAATGGGTGCTTTCAAATAGACCGCTGTTCTTTTGTCTCCATGCTCATCAACCGGAAAGCAATCCAGAGACTGGGATACCCGGTCAAGGAATTTTTCATCTGGCTGGATGACTGGGAATACAGCGGCAGGATCACGGCCCATTTTCCAGGCTTTTACATACCTGACAGCCAGGTCATTCACCAACTTCCTGAGAACAAGGGGGTTGATTATGCCGATATCACCGACCAGAACCTCTGGAAATTTCTGTATGAAGCCAGAAACCAGGTGGCCTACTTAACCTACCAGAGTGGCCTGGGCATTTTTGATGCCCTCCTGTTTTTGGTCCGGCGGATCATCCTCATGAACCGGCTAAAAAAATCCTTTGCCCAGCAGTTCAAAATTCTTTATTCCGGGCTTCAAGGGTTCTTTTTTAACTATAAAAAACGCATTGAGATTCCCGAAAGTAGAGACCATTGAAAATAGCATACATCAGCAAAGCAGATCGAGCCGGTGGAGGAGCAAGCCTGGTTGCAGAAGAATTAACAACTCTTTTTAATGAAAAAGGCCACCAGGCCCACCATTATTTTGCCATTGGCGCCCATGATGGCAGGAATAAACTTCCGCTATACGGGGCTCGGGCCCTTCCGGCCCTCCTCCTTAGAAGAATACACACCCTGTCCAGATACATGGGCCTACCGGAAATTGTTCCGGTGGAGTTGACATTCCTCTTGTTCAAAAAACGGATACTTGAATACGACCTGGTCCATTTTCATGATTTGTGCGGTGCCATCTCCCCCTTGACCGTGGCCATCATATCCAAGCTCAGGCCAACCGTCTGGACTTTCCATGATTGCTCCCCCTTTACCGGGGGATGCCTCTATCCCATGGGATGCGAGCGATTCAAATCCAGGTGTACCCATTGTCCCCAACTTGGGAACTGGCCCATCAATACCCCCATCGACCTGACCGGCACAATGCAGGCCATCAAACAAAAGGTGGTCCGGAATTCCAACCTTTCCATTGTGACCCCTTCCAGGTGGATGGCCGGAATGGTTGACAAATCCTCCTTGAATGGCCAATACCCCGTTGTCATACCCAACGGCATTAACACCAATGCCTATAAACCGTTTAATAAGATAGCTGCCAGGACCAAACTGAATATTCCAACGGACCGGTTTGTGGTGATTATTATCGCCACCTTTCTCGAGGATGCACGCAAGGGAATCAAGTACGCCCTTGCGGCTCTGTTAAAAATCAAAGAGTCAAACCCCTTTCTCATTTTGATGGGAAACGTCAACGATGAAGTAAAGGCATTATTTAAGGATTTTAGTTGCATGGTGACTGGATACGTCAGGGGCGACACAGAGAAATCAATTCTTTTTTCCGCTGCTGATGTTTTTTTATTCAGCTCTTTGGCAGACAACATGCCCCTTGTGATCCTTGAAACCATGGCCACGGCCACACCCACCGTAGGGTTTAGAACCGGCGGGGTTCCAGAGATGATTCAGCATGAAAAAAGCGGTTTCATGGTAGAACAAAGGGATGTGGACGGTCTGGCTTCCGGGCTGAAGCGTGCAATGGAGAAACAGGTTTCCCAGACATGGGGTGCCAATGCCAGAAAAGAGGTGGAAAAAAAATTCAGCTAT
Coding sequences:
- a CDS encoding glycosyltransferase family 2 protein, which gives rise to MKIICVIVTYNRLLLLKTAIQAVLNQTRPVDEIIVVDNLSKDGTRAYLKNLENDRIRPRLLDENSGGAGGFYHGIKQAFEEGADWIWIMDDDSLPKDDALERLITCPVFKAKEQEIGFLASRVNWTDGNKCIMNSPLPNQVYWDWYLTDHNGCFQIDRCSFVSMLINRKAIQRLGYPVKEFFIWLDDWEYSGRITAHFPGFYIPDSQVIHQLPENKGVDYADITDQNLWKFLYEARNQVAYLTYQSGLGIFDALLFLVRRIILMNRLKKSFAQQFKILYSGLQGFFFNYKKRIEIPESRDH
- a CDS encoding glycosyltransferase, giving the protein MKIAYISKADRAGGGASLVAEELTTLFNEKGHQAHHYFAIGAHDGRNKLPLYGARALPALLLRRIHTLSRYMGLPEIVPVELTFLLFKKRILEYDLVHFHDLCGAISPLTVAIISKLRPTVWTFHDCSPFTGGCLYPMGCERFKSRCTHCPQLGNWPINTPIDLTGTMQAIKQKVVRNSNLSIVTPSRWMAGMVDKSSLNGQYPVVIPNGINTNAYKPFNKIAARTKLNIPTDRFVVIIIATFLEDARKGIKYALAALLKIKESNPFLILMGNVNDEVKALFKDFSCMVTGYVRGDTEKSILFSAADVFLFSSLADNMPLVILETMATATPTVGFRTGGVPEMIQHEKSGFMVEQRDVDGLASGLKRAMEKQVSQTWGANARKEVEKKFSYDRFFNNHLDLYKRGIDRHPKKKALDIT